One part of the Haliaeetus albicilla chromosome 27, bHalAlb1.1, whole genome shotgun sequence genome encodes these proteins:
- the LOC138682286 gene encoding protocadherin gamma-A2-like has protein sequence MTAGRAPLSPWRRCRPRPLPAGKAGRAALGSAGCLQCREEAAGAAVDRGGARGRPERCRQPRPLRPGSLARWLAGWLGGRAVCERPRGAEPCCSEAEGPAAAAGSGDPGPEPEREAEPEREAEPEREAPGKSLRRRCGAGGAAAEMCAAGRRWGRRERALLWCVLVAAWEAAWGQLRYSVPEEMPKGSFVGDVAKDLGLELPALRERGVRILDRGRTQYFALHGKTGHLVTAERIDREQLCRLVEKCVLRCEVIVEGEMKFYEIEVEITDINDNAPSFREAETELRMSETTAPGSRFPLAEAHDPDSGANSLQSYELSGDEHFSLAVQAGPGGEQRPELVLAKALDREEAAFHELVLRASDGGEPARTGTARIRVAVLDANDNAPVFSQAEYTLRVPEDVPVGSVLVTVTATDADEGIYGHVKYSLRKTKDLASEVFQLDAETGAITLLRRLDFEEISSHELEMQAHDGGELFDTAKVAITVTDVNDNAPELTVSSALSAISEDAPPGTVVALLHVQDRDSGANGEVRCSLDGGVPFRLRSSQGSYYSVVTARDLDREEVAEYNVTVRAADGGSPALWSSAVLALRVLDVNDNAPVFAEARYSARLPENNAAGALVLTVRAADADWGQNARVRYRLSEGRVRGAPLSSYVSVQAETGALYALRSFDYEEVREVGLWVRAEDGGAPALSSNVSVRLVIVDENDNAPQVLYPPPAPAPGAGWAGVELAPRSAEPGALVAKVVAVDADAGQNAWLSYELAKATEPGLFRVGLHSGEVRTARFPLARDAARQSLVVVVKDHGRPALSATATLTVVLAESVAELLSELGSAAAAAPGEPAGSLTRWLVVAVAAVSCLFLAFLLLLLALRLRRWRRSQLLAAGSGALRGVPASHFVGIDGVRAFLHSYSHEVSLTADSRKSQLRLSGGSCCDTLPARPPPDEPAPLLGEDPAGARRADPAAPPVSSSHQPFSAARRGASLRCFSALSPPSSASCLGRWR, from the coding sequence ATGACCGCTGGACGGGCCCCGCTGTCCCCGTGGCGACGGTGCCGTCCCCGCCCGCTGCCCGCGGGAaaggcagggcgggcagcgctcgGCAGCGCTGGGTGCCTGCAGTGCCGGGAGGAGGCTGCGGGCGCCGCTGTTGACCGAGGAGGAGCGAGAGGAAGGCCGGAGCGCTGCCGGCAGCCCCGCCCGCTGCGGCCCGGCTCGCTCGCtcgctggctggctggctggctcgGCGGCCGGGCGGTCTGCGAGCGTCCCCGCGGTGCGGAGCCGTGCTGCAGCGAGGCGGAGGggccggcggcagcggccggGAGCGGCGATCCGGGGCCGGAGCCTGAGAGGGAAGCGGAGCCTGAGAGGGAAGCGGAGCCCGAGCGGGAAGCGCCTGGGAAGAGCTTGCGGCGGCGgtgcggggccggcggggccgcggcggagATGTGCGCGGCGGGGAGGCGCTGGGGCCGGCGGGAGCGAGCCCTGCTGTGGTGCGTCCTGGTGGCGGCGTGGGAGGCGGCGTGGGGGCAGCTGCGCTACTCGGTTCCCGAGGAGATGCCGAAGGGCTCGTTCGTGGGCGACGTGGCCAAGGacctggggctggagctgccggCGCTCCGCGAACGCGGCGTCCGCATCCTAGACAGAGGTAGGACGCAGTATTTCGCTCTGCACGGGAAGACGGGACATTTGGTGACGGCGGAGCGCATAGACAGAGAGCAGCTGTGCCGGCTGGTGGAGAAATGCGTGCTGCGCTGTGAGGTGATAGTGGAGGGGGAAATGAAATTTTACGAAATCGAAGTGGAAATCACGGACATTAACGATAACGCGCCCAGCTTCCGAGAGGCAGAAACGGAGCTGAGAATGAGCGAGACGACAGCCCCGGGGTCGCGGTTCCCCCTCGCCGAGGCCCACGACCCGGACTCGGGAGCGAATTCGCTGCAGAGCTACGAGCTGAGCGGCGACGAGCACTTCTCGCTGGCCGTGCAGGCGGGCCCCGGCGGGGAGCAGCGTCCCGAGCTGGTGCTGGCGAAGGCGCTGGACCGGGAGGAGGCGGCGTTTCACGAGCTGGTGCTGAGGGCGAGCGACGGCGGAGAGCCGGCGCGGACGGGCACGGCGCGGATCCGCGTGGCGGTGCTGGACGCGAACGACAACGCGCCCGTGTTCAGCCAGGCGGAGTACACGCTGCGTGTGCCGGAGGACGTGCCCGTGGGCTCCGTCCTCGTCACCGTCACGGCCACCGACGCCGACGAGGGCATCTACGGGCACGTGAAGTATTCGTTGAGGAAAACGAAGGACCTGGCATCGGAGGTTTTCCAGCTGGACGCCGAGACGGGAGCGATTACACTGCTGAGAAGGCTGGACTTCGAGGAAATCTCGTCACACGAACTGGAGATGCAGGCACATGACGGAGGAGAGCTTTTCGACACGGCCAAAGTCGCGATCACGGTGACAGACGTGAATGACAACGCGCCCGAACTGACAGTGTCGTCGGCGCTGAGCGCGATCTCGGAGGACGCGCCGCCGGGGACGGTGGTGGCCCTGCTGCACGTGCAGGACCGGGACTCGGGGGCGAACGGCGAGGTGCGGTGCTCGCTGGACGGGGGCGTCCCGTTCCGGCTGCGGAGCTCGCAGGGCAGCTACTACAGCGTGGTGACGGCGAGGGATCTGGACCGGGAGGAGGTGGCGGAGTACAACGTGACGGTGCGGGCGGCGGACGGCGGGTCGCCGGCGCTGTGGAGCAGCGCGGTGCTGGCGCTGCGGGTGCTGGACGTGAACGACAACGCGCCGGTGTTCGCGGAGGCGCGCTACAGCGCCCGGCTGCCCGAGAACAACGCGGCGGGCGCGCTGGTGCTGACGGTGCGGGCGGCGGACGCGGACTGGGGGCAGAACGCGCGCGTGCGGTACCGGCTGTCGGAGGGGCGGGTGCGGGGCGCGCCGCTGTCGTCCTACGTGTCGGTGCAGGCGGAGACGGGCGCGCTGTACGCGCTGCGCTCCTTCGACTACGAGGAGGTGCGCGAGGTGGGGCTGTGGGTGCGGGCGGAGGACGGCGGCGCGCCGGCGCTGAGCAGCAACGTGTCGGTGCGGCTCGTGATCGTGGACGAGAACGACAACGCGCCGCAGGTGCTGTAcccgccgccggcgccggcGCCGGGCGCGGGCTGGGCGGGCGTGGAGCTGGCGCCGCGCTCGGCGGAGCCCGGGGCGCTGGTGGCCAAGGTGGTGGCGGTGGACGCGGACGCGGGGCAGAACGCGTGGCTGTCGTACGAGCTGGCCAAGGCGACGGAGCCGGGGCTGTTCCGCGTGGGGCTGCACAGCGGCGAGGTGCGGACGGCGCGCTTCCCGCTGGCCCGCGACGCGGCGCGGCAGagcctggtggtggtggtgaaggaCCACGGGCGGCCGGCGCTGTCGGCCACGGCCACGCTGACGGTGGTGCTGGCCGAGAGCgtggccgagctgctgtcggAGCTgggcagcgcggcggcggcggcgccgggcgaGCCGGCCGGCAGCCTGACGCGGTGGCTGGTGGTGGCCGTGGCGGCCGTGTCCTGCCTCTTCCTcgccttcctgctgctgctgctggcgctGCGCCTGCGGCGCTGGCGCCGCTCGCAGCTGctggcggcgggcagcggcgccTTGCGCGGCGTCCCGGCCTCGCACTTCGTGGGCATCGACGGCGTCCGCGCCTTCCTGCACTCCTACTCGCACGAGGTGTCGCTCACCGCCGACTCGCGCAAGAGCCAGCTCCGCTTGTCGGGCGGCAGCTGCTGCGACACcctcccggcccggccgccgcccgaCGAGCCCGCGCCGCTGCTCGGGGAGGACCCTGCCGGCGCCCGCCGCGCGGaccccgccgctcccccggTGAGTTCCTCCCACCAGCCCTTCtccgcggcgcggcgcggcgcttCCCTCCGCTGCTTCTCCGCCCTTTCCCCCCCGTCTTCTGCCTCCTGCCTCGGGAGGTGGAGGTAG
- the LOC138682412 gene encoding protocadherin gamma-B5-like, with protein MAGRQRQRQSRGRAAGRVLLPALLLGLCCRAAPERVRYAIPEELGRGSLVGPLARDLGLSPADLPARQLRLSAEKQYFGVSGESGNLYVSERLDREEMCGEAASCSVSFEALVQNPLNVFHVEVAIQDINDNAPRFLQDSFQLEINELTSPGTRFALGTAEDADVGSNSLQGYELEANGYFAVEVKDNQDGSKFAELVLRRALDRESEQSLRLVLTALDGGEPPRSGTAQLCINVTDANDNPPVFAQDRYRASLREDAPPGSMVLNISASDADAGTNARITYSFGKMPAKVLQKFVVDAESGTIRLQEALDFEDTRGYTLLVEARDGGGLVAHCKVEVEVLDVNDNAPEVTLTSVSSPVPEDAPAGTVVALLKVRDRDSGENGQVSCELSGEAPLSIVASSGGSYKVVTASALDREQAAEHRVAVVARDRGSPALSSRAALVLEVSDVNDNAPVFEEAAYSAYVAENNAAGAPVLRVRAQDADAGANGRVSYWLAGGSAGAAPYVSVEARSGAVYAQRSFDYEQCREFAVAVRAQDGGAPARSSTATVRVFVLDRNDNAPRVLWPAAGAAAGAGAAPAAAPFEVVPRSAEAGYLVAKVVAVDADAGRNAWLSYELVQAPEPALFRVGLHSGEVRTARAVSERDAAKQRLVAVVKDHGQPALSATATLHVVLAESLQEALPELSERAAGADSPAELQFYLVLALALLSALFLLSVALAVLARVRRAGPPAVLRCLGAQRFSVAGAAFPADFCEGTLPYSYNLCVAPGRAVAEGAWPPPPLPSLAAEELLGAEPCGKRSPTSSAGAGEPPADAEAPQVCKPAQSLSLSLS; from the coding sequence gcagaggcagagccGCGGGCGAGCAGCCGGGCGAGTGCTGCTGCCCGCTTTGCTGCTGGGCTTGTGCTGCCGGGCGGCGCCGGAGCGGGTCCGCTACGCCATCCCCGAGGAGCTGGGCAGAGGCTCGCTGGTGGGGCCGCTGGCGCGGGACCTGGGGCTGAGCCCGGCCGACCTGCCGGCACGCCAGCTGCGGCTCAGCGCCGAGAAGCAGTACTTCGGCGTGAGCGGGGAGAGCGGGAACCTCTACGTGAGCGAGAGGCTGGACCGGGAGGAGATGTGCGGCGAGGCGGCGTCCTGCTCCGTCAGCTTCGAGGCGCTGGTGCAGAACCCGCTCAACGTTTTCCACGTCGAGGTGGCCATCCAGGACATCAACGACAACGCCCCGCGCTTCTTGCAAGACAGTTTCCAGCTGGAGATCAATGAGTTAACTTCTCCCGGCACCCGCTTTGCCTTGGGCACGGCCGAGGACGCAGACGTGGGCAGCAACTCGCTGCAGGGCTACGAGCTGGAGGCCAACGGGTACTTCGCGGTGGAGGTGAAGGACAACCAGGACGGCAGCAAGTTCGCGGAGCTGGTGCTGCGGCGCGCCCTGGACCGGGAGAGCGAGCAGAGCCTGCGGCTGGTGCTGACGGCGCTGGACGGCGGCGAGCCGCCCCGCAGCGGCACCGCCCAGCTCTGCATCAACGTCACCGACGCCAACGACAACCCACCCGTGTTCGCGCAGGACCGCTACCGCGCCAGCCTGCGGGAGGACGCGCCGCCGGGCTCGATGGTGCTGAACATCTCCGCCTCCGACGCCGACGCCGGCACCAACGCCCGCATCACCTACAGCTTCGGGAAAATGCCGGCCAAGGTGCTTCAGAAGTTCGTGGTGGACGCGGAGAGCGGGACGATCAGGCTGCAGGAGGCGCTGGACTTCGAGGACACGCGAGGCTACACACTGCTGGTGGAGGCGAGGGACGGGGGTGGTCTGGTGGCGCACTGCAAGGTGGAGGTGGAGGTGCTGGACGTGAACGACAACGCGCCCGAGGTGACACTGACGTCGGTGTCGAGCCCGGTGCCCGAGGACGCGCCGGCCGGCACGGTGGTGGCCCTGTTGAAAGTGCGGGACCGGGACTCCGGGGAGAACGGTCAGGTGTCGTGCGAGCTGTCGGGCGAGGCGCCGCTGTCGATCGTGGCGTCGTCGGGCGGCTCGTACAAGGTGGTGACGGCGAGCGCGCTGGACCGGGAGCAGGCGGCCGAGCACCGGGTGGCGGTGGTGGCCAGGGACCGGGGCAGCCCGGCGCTCTCCAGCCGCGCGGCACTGGTGCTGGAGGTGTCGGACGTGAACGACAACGCGCCGGTGTTCGAGGAGGCCGCCTACAGCGCCTACGTGGCGGAGAACAACGCGGCGGGCGCGCCGGTGCTGCGCGTGCGCGCGCAGGACGCGGACGCGGGCGCCAACGGGCGCGTCAGCTACTGGCTggcgggcggcagcgcgggCGCGGCGCCGTACGTGTCGGTGGaggcgcggagcggcgcggtGTACGCGCAGCGCTCCTTCGACTACGAGCAGTGCCGCGAGTTCGCGGTGGCGGTGCGGGCGCAGGACGGCGGGGCGCCGGCGCGGAGCTCGACGGCGACGGTGCGCGTCTTCGTGCTGGACCGCAACGACAACGCGCCGCGGGTGCtgtggccggcggcgggcgcggcggcgggcgcgggggcggccccggccgcggccccgtTCGAGGTGGTGCCGCGGTCGGCCGAGGCCGGGTACCTGGTGGCCAAGGTGGTGGCGGTGGACGCGGACGCGGGGCGCAACGCGTGGCTGTCGTACGAGCTGGTGCAGGCGCCGGAGCCGGCGCTGTTCCGCGTGGGGCTGCACAGCGGCGAGGTGCGGACGGCGCGGGCCGTGTCGGAGCGGGACGCGGCGAAGCAGCGGCTGGTGGCCGTGGTGAAGGACCACGGGCAGCCGGCGCTGTCGGCCACGGCCACGCTGCACGTGGTGCTGGCCGAGAGCTTGCAGGAGGCGCTGCCGGAGCTGAGcgagcgggcggcgggcgccgaCTCGCCGGCGGAGCTGCAGTTCTACCTGGTGCTGGCGCTGGCGCTCCTCTCCGCCCTCTTCCTGCTGAGCGTGGCGCTGGCCGTGCTGGCGCGGgtgcgccgggccgggccgcccgccgTCCTGCGCTGCCTGGGCGCGCAGCGCTTCTCCGTGGCCGGCGCCGCCTTCCCGGCCGACTTCTGCGAGGGCACCTTGCCCTACTCCTACAACCTGTGCGTGGCGCCGGGCCGCGCCGTCGCCGAGGGCGcttggccgccgccgccgctgcccagCCTGGCCGCGGAGGAGCTTCTCGGCGCGGAGCCCTGCGGGAAGCGGAGCCCGACCAGCAGCGCCGGCGCGGGAGAGCCGCCCGCGGACGCCGAGGCCCCGCAGGTCTGTAAGCCCGCGCAGTCCTTGTCTCTGAGCCTTTCCTAA